Part of the Chitinophagaceae bacterium genome, GGATGAGGAAAAGATTGTATCCGAAGCAGCAGATCCCAAAGCGATGTATGCAGCCATTTACCCATATAAAGGGGCATTGGAACTCTGGTACCAGGCCAATGCGTCATTGTACACCGACTTCATGATC contains:
- a CDS encoding sugar transferase — translated: MQKRIYHLKPGMTGIGSLIFRDEEKIVSEAADPKAMYAAIYPYKGALELWYQANASLYTDFMI